From the genome of Phlebotomus papatasi isolate M1 chromosome 2, Ppap_2.1, whole genome shotgun sequence:
TGCCCCAATTTGAACTATATAGCCATGGGGGATCGTTTTAGAAATTCATCACGATGGTGTTAGCCGAACAGAGCCACGCGTAGGAGACAGCAAAGAAGATTTTAATGGATAAATCCACAAACTTGGCTCATCTCACAGCAAATCATCCCCAAACAACGAGATAATGCAAATTATCCGTCTATAATTGATTAATTCTTGTGGGAAGTTGTGAAGTCATTAGTCAATTTGCAAGAAGGCCAAACTTTCTACGACTCCCTGATTAATTATCCATGTCTTGGGGTGGTGTAATTTGTTAGTGATTTGCAAAGATATATGATGAATCATTGTAAAACCCTTAGTGGATGAATTGAATGTTAAAGGCACTATTTATATGCTCAATTTTCCTTCTTTTCCAGATCTATTTTTCTGCGTCGTGCATATTTGCTGCTGACTACCTTCACGATGAGCGTCGCTATTTGACGGGGGAAGTGGAGAGACCAAGCGGGGATAGCATCCTCGAGAAGGGAGAAATTTCTCCAAGTAAGAACATCCTGAACAGATTGCGTACACGTGCCAAAACAACCGACACGATATGaccgatttttattacttttagaGCAAAAAGGAGGAATATCCTCTATTGAACAGATTGCAATGTTAAGCATACTATATACATTCTATAGCTGTAACTGGTATATGTCGTCGTTATGACGTTGCGGTATATGGAGAAAATTACCCAAgaaacccaagaagcaattacTGAATTATATTGCCTTGTAGAGTTCTTTAAGTAAGACATTGAAGTGGAGTGTAATCTACATTTATGGTAGCGATGATCACTGAGTGGTTTTTATTCGTAAAAAAGTAGTATGGCtatcttaatattaatagaaccaggatttttaaaagtaggggagaccggggtagaattaaccaccaaattaaatttttcattgcgtataatttgtacaaaaaatgtttgtatgaggctgatatatatttcaatgaatagtaagggaagtatatatttagaataaagagtggttccTTCAATATTCCTTCAAAGGCAcattataagataccactatctaatagatctaatactatacgtggctaattctgccccggtctcctctaAGTGTTTATTAACATTTAAGAATGTTACAACTCTATTATACTGCTCGAACTATATAATAGTcgtttttcaacttgtcatcgTCCTGGAGCATAAATGgtatgagatatcgacttgcggtcttcgatgacccccaatataAAACCAATATTTTTAGGCTTGTTTTTCTTCCCTCCGCCACCCCTCCATCccctaaaaaccatgttttttggtttttctcaaaattggcccaagctttttcaataattttcggatatgttttaaaggtggtccaggcgaacatttcgtccaaatctATGACtgaaaaatttgccattttgaattattgaaggccaaaggtcaaccactttggcgggcccgtttttcaaccgatttggtcaaatttggatCTTTTGGAAATGTATTTCTGATCCTGGCTGCATatgtcttcatcggtaatgaaccggttaagtaccgatttttgactaatttctcggatttttttgttatttaaacttAAGTTTGTTCCTgaactagaggtcaaacggtaagagatatgaacttccgatcttcggagGATCCCCCCAAAAGTGAACATTATCTCGCACCGTCCTTTTTCCTTTTCCTTTAAATGGTTGTAGACAGTCTTAATTCTCttatggtgttattccaatgtaaaattaaatcgcacatttttttagtacagctCTGTACTCAAGACTCAATTGTCTACTGAGAAAAAATTTGTAAacgatttagtacaatcttgtaaaatattgttttatgtggaaaagtaaCAGGATGCTTACCTCTCCCTGTTTTCATAGAGCTTTTTATTAAATCTTGTTATATTTTAACTTCATATCTTATTAGATCCAAATTCACCAAGATGGTTACACAagattcttataattttttttgtcaaaatctggtatttattattttctcaacCAATGGAGCAAAAAACAACAAAGGcttccttttattttatttcttctttatcaaaatgcctatggatttttttatacgaaattatttgtgaatttttgtgtaaattgtAGTCATGATTTTCATAATATATAATATCAAAAATTATGCATCGGTATATTTTCTGTAGAGATTGATctaaaaaattgactttagaAACCATTCCCGATTGAAAAATCTGGATTTTTGTTGTtgaaaaaaggataattttgacaatacttttacaaaattttacaaaaaaaactttatagagAATATAAGTAGCGAAAAATCTTGGTACAATCcttccaatattcttttttttatatttttacgaaaattatttctcttccacgattcaaattttctaaacttaagtttaacaagatttaactagtcataggattttaaaaataaagatgaAAACCCTTTCGGTTTGTTCGTTAAAACATTTtctatatatattatatatatatatatatatatatatatatatatatatatatatattgttttttttttttaactttccaagatatagaataaaatttttaagtatttcctcattaaagtttgtcaaaaatgaTTACGTTTATAACcaaattattttaagaaaaataaattgtatgaaaaaatagttatttttacggtgatctacatttcattagctTTTCCACTgtacaatattattggaaaaagtcccagtaattttcctgttctctgaaatttcctgaattattttaaataaaaaataaagcaataaaataaataaattctaaactaattgagaaaaagaatatatatttatgtgttaaatatttcagttcaggttctgaaaaattgctctaaattccataatctaatcctaaatcTGAAActggttttaaaccggttaaccggtttcataCCAGTCCAAACCCGGTTAACCGTCTGTCAcaaaaacccggttatttggaatcactagttGCTAGACTATGATTATTGACTTAGAATCAGCAATTCAGCTAAAATTTAAGCATTTATCTGCTGAATTTATATCGCTGAGAATTTACTATTCCCTGGGATTACTTACTTTGTTCTCTCTTCcaaatttaaaatcaatcaaaactataaataataaaatcaccAGTTTCAATTCACTGTTAAATAGTCTCTTTAGCTTATTCCAGGTGAAATACCACATTTTGTTGAAAAGgtatcaatcaataaatttagcCGGTTTATCAACAAATCAATGTAGTTGTTTATTTATCTTTGAAGATAACATTCCCGCaacgggatcgggaatcttcgttttttcatCTCGAGGGATTTAATTGGCTTCTACCTAATGTTTACTACCCCAGTTATCATAGTTTATATCTCATCTAACTGTTTAGGAgaaagtggggaacctttgaattggggcagcatTAAAAATgggcttttttcttctatttttaaacagAACTAAACCTTACCGTGATAGCTTTGCAAATCCattgtaaagctaaattatattatgataaacCTTTAAAGGTACCTTCAAAGGTAcccctaattcaaaggtaccccacatCCCTCTACAAGTTTTCACGGTCAAAGAGTATGAACCGTTATCCTGAACATTTTGGCTTTTTTGTGTTCAgaaggatttacaaaaaaaaaaatatttataaaaatccaAGTAAAAATCGGTCAATTCGTATCCATTTCGAAAACATTGTATGTGAAATTCTAAATGTTACTCATTTTGTCACGCTTTTCTTTCAGCATCTGTGATATTCAATATTCTGCTGCTGATCTGTGCATCTTGTGGCGTTATATCCTCGATTCTTGTTATTGTTGGCCTTAGAACGGTTAGTTTTGCCATATAATTTCAATATtctcccttttttttgtttcctcACAGACACAATCTTTATTTTTATGTCTCTATTCTCCTTGGCTTTCACTTGCAGAACCAGAGAGAACTCCTTCTACCATGGATTTTCGTAATGATAGCGGACATTCTCGTGGCATTCGCTCATTTTGTCCACTTAGTCATCTTGGAGACGgtgagtttttctttttttttcctcactacAAAGGGCAAAAAATGGGAGGCTCTTTTCCACAGAAAAATTCCTTTTCTTACTACTAATTAATCATGTTCTTTCTTCTTGCTGCTCATTTGGAAAATAGCTCGATTTCCAACCATTAACGGCCACATTATTCACAATAGATTTCTTCCTAATGTGTCTCAATGTTTATTCCTTACTCTGCGTTATTTCGCAGTATCAGGAATTTAAGGAGGGTCGCGGAATTGCTGAAACCCCAAAGAATATCTATGGCGTGAGTCTTTTCTTTTATACTTCCACAAATTTTCGTCTGGGTGTGATTTTTACCCCAAAAGTGCTCATTTTCCTTCAtggatttcttttcttttttttctttctttcccaAAAGCCATACCAAAATGTTCGATACATTCCACCAACGCCATCGAGTTCATGTCCTAACAGTCAACGACCAAATAGCCATCGACATCTCACAAGTCCAACAATCTGTCCACATACGAATTGTACAATTATTCCGGAAGAGACTCAACTAAATGGATCTCttggtttgtatttttttctatgcctTTTACTACtaccacaaaaaaaatgtgaaagttAACTAAAGTCACAAGAAGTTTAACTCACCAAATTCCTCTTATCACACTGACAATTTTCACTTTCCGTTGAGCACAAAAAATGGCAAAGAAAAGGCATCCACAGAGGGGGATTAAGATGGAAAATAACTTTGAGGGTGATAGAAGCAAAGAACAATGAGGAAATCAAAGTATAAAGATTATCATTTAATCGGTAGATTAAACGATAAGACTCATCTTTGGCGCACATTTTATTTGTCGTGCCAATTTTCACACAGTGATGAAAATGGTCTCAGAAACTTTTACGGAATCCATTCTTCATCTCTGTGCCCCAAAAAATCTGTTTCATTCGTTTACGCTCTacttatcaaaaataaaattgatgaaTTCTCCTCGTTGGTCATGCAAATTTATAGTCCATTAGAGAAGTCTGACTGGGAGATGGGAGTCGCAAGTTGGTCAGAATCGGAATAAATAAAAGCGGCTTTTTCagtaaaaatctaaaattaaagcCAAAAATCCCTTACAATAAGAGAGATAGAACACAATTTTTCTTAAGGGGTAACATCTATCAGAACGCccataattaacatttttttattttattttatttttttgtaaatttgctAATGAATCtattaatatgaaattttcaggaGTTGTTACATATACCTTGAAGAAAACGTTACAAAAAACGGTGCAATAATACGCGGACTGagcgtaaatatatttttgaggcACTCCGCAGCTTACAACAAAACtcgagtaatttttatccgattgaattgaaaatttcaggGTATTTGTTTAAATAGATTTGCTAAAGAAATACacataatttttaaactttatagacaataacatttgttataagcttttaaacttaatttttaagCCAAGGaatcgcatttttttttaaaggctgTCACAATTGAAAAAgtcgatattttttaattattctatgtacaattcaaataaagaaattatattCCTGAAAAAGTAGTAACCTCTGAAAACTGTATATTATTCGATTCAATAGCAAAGTCGCAAAAACCGTTTATTTTGGGCGTTCTGGTAGATggttcttaaggggttacatgggtctaaaaagtttgaaaaacgtcatatttttctctattttttatcaatataatttttttttattttaattctatttctTAAGCGTATTAAAGTACAATATCTAAAGTatcttttctgaaattttcatttaaaaaactagaAAATTCATCCGATGGGGCCTGATTTTCAGAATCCCCGaaacgaaaatttcagaaaatatatagtCAAAATGTTGTacctttatatgcttaagaggtcgaattattttttttattatgttgagaaaataatgtaaagaaaatatgttttttagtctgcgtgacccacataaccccttaaggggtAACGTCTACAAAAACGCTTAAAATATTACTATGCTACATTACGAACATAAGTAGAAGTATTTTAACTACTTTAATATCATTTGTACACCAATAAAACTTGGATAAAGTTCTTTACAATTcgcttattaaaaatttattaaagttaaAATCCACTTGCAAAAAGGctttagaatttaccatctCCTGAGGACTGTTTTCTTTCAATTAACtgggggaaagtactctcccttcaaacgttcatgccttcgaataatgtgaatttcttttgtttttcgtaaacgatttacactaaattatcacgaaattatcaacaattgatgataagccaactaatatttaatagaaatatgtaaatctcttaggaaaactaaaagaaaattcacattattcgaaggcatgaactttcTAAGGGAAAGTGCTTTCCCCTATCCGGAGAATTCGGAGCTTCATAAAGACACAAGAAGATAGtgttgcagaaaaaaaataaaattcaagtccCTCAACCTTctcaaataataaatagtaCACTCAACTAAAATAGTAAATATCAGAAATTATCAAATAAAACTTTTAGCAGGATTGTAAAATTAACAGTCCAGTCATtagataaaacaaaaataaatatgtaaTAAATATGTATGTCATGCGATTGGATTTTCAGAACCAGAGGATTGTAATTTCAATCATAaagtaattaatattttataatttttatttttttttaattatcttcgTTTCGTTgtgatatttctttaattttatttgattttattttttgattaattttattttattattttattattgattttattatttaattaaaagattattgAATTATTGAGGAAAAACATCAGCGGCTTATCCAAATCTTTTTGTCGTCTtagtttgatttttatttcctttcaccaaaaaagtcagaaaattttcttttttttttaaatgatgcaGATGACTTATACAAGCTGAGAAAgaacatttccaccgtttggctctggaagttggtcaccaacgctaagacggtggtGGACGCAAACTTTGCTTTCTGATAAATCTTTATACTTTTATACCATGTAGCCTTCAAAATACTTTATACATTTTAGCTTTGAAGAGCACCTGCTCAAAagcattgatttttaaataaataaataaaataaattatacataGAAATGACTACAATCCTTTCCTCGtcagtgcaaagttgaaaagtaGTTTTCTATGGTATAGTTTTTATTTTCAGTACATATGAGGGGCAACAGTATATATTCTTTTATGAATTCATGG
Proteins encoded in this window:
- the LOC129803958 gene encoding uncharacterized protein LOC129803958 isoform X4; translation: MAILHSCCLWKSVRKGSYASVIYTLIYFSASCIFAADYLHDERRYLTGEVERPSGDSILEKGEISPTSVIFNILLLICASCGVISSILVIVGLRTNQRELLLPWIFVMIADILVAFAHFVHLVILETLDFQPLTATLFTIDFFLMCLNVYSLLCVISQYQEFKEGRGIAETPKNIYGPYQNVRYIPPTPSSSCPNSQRPNSHRHLTSPTICPHTNCTIIPEETQLNGSLEYEEILTWQENPQQQQQCENY
- the LOC129803958 gene encoding uncharacterized protein LOC129803958 isoform X2 produces the protein MAILHSCCLWKSVRKGSYASVIYTLIYFSASCIFAADYLHDERRYLTGEVERPSGDSILEKGEISPTSVIFNILLLICASCGVISSILVIVGLRTNQRELLLPWIFVMIADILVAFAHFVHLVILETLDFQPLTATLFTIDFFLMCLNVYSLLCVISQYQEFKEGRGIAETPKNIYGPYQNVRYIPPTPSSSCPNSQRPNSHRHLTSPTICPHTNCTIIPEETQLNGSLGVIHISSPFHQRTKKQSKRHVQFPDDAKCCSESSALSDANGNGHTLVIDTLPEYEEILTWQENPQQQQQCENY
- the LOC129803958 gene encoding uncharacterized protein LOC129803958 isoform X1, with translation MAILHSCCLWKSVRKGSYASVIYTLIYFSASCIFAADYLHDERRYLTGEVERPSGDSILEKGEISPTSVIFNILLLICASCGVISSILVIVGLRTNQRELLLPWIFVMIADILVAFAHFVHLVILETLDFQPLTATLFTIDFFLMCLNVYSLLCVISQYQEFKEGRGIAETPKNIYGVSLFFYTSTNFRLGVIFTPKVLIFLHGFLFFFFFLSQKPYQNVRYIPPTPSSSCPNSQRPNSHRHLTSPTICPHTNCTIIPEETQLNGSLGVIHISSPFHQRTKKQSKRHVQFPDDAKCCSESSALSDANGNGHTLVIDTLPEYEEILTWQENPQQQQQCENY
- the LOC129803958 gene encoding uncharacterized protein LOC129803958 isoform X3; amino-acid sequence: MAILHSCCLWKSVRKGSYASVIYTLIYFSASCIFAADYLHDERRYLTGEVERPSGDSILEKGEISPTSVIFNILLLICASCGVISSILVIVGLRTNQRELLLPWIFVMIADILVAFAHFVHLVILETLDFQPLTATLFTIDFFLMCLNVYSLLCVISQYQEFKEGRGIAETPKNIYGVSLFFYTSTNFRLGVIFTPKVLIFLHGFLFFFFFLSQKPYQNVRYIPPTPSSSCPNSQRPNSHRHLTSPTICPHTNCTIIPEETQLNGSLEYEEILTWQENPQQQQQCENY